Within the Candidatus Angelobacter sp. genome, the region TCTGCTGGCGATCCTTGTCGAAGTTCACGGCCAGGATCCACGCATCGCCGGTGAGCGCGTACACGGATTGGAATTCGTCGTCGATGTCGTTCAGATCGGAACCCGGCGCTCCACCCTTGATGTGAAAAAACCGCGCGGTTTTGAACGACCCCAGCTGGTCCAGTTTGAATTCTCCCCGGGCGACGAACGCCACTTGATCGTCTTCGCCGATGATCTGAAAGCTGAATTTGTTGTCCGGTTTCAACTCGACGGTTTGCGTGTACTTCTGGCCCTCGTCGTTGACCTTTTTGGCCGACCATTTGCCTGCCAGCGCGGCGGCATCGTCGGCGGCCAGGGTGGCAGCGCAGATCAACCCTGCCGCGAAGGTGAACTGAAGAAGCGATGGTTTCATGTCTGTCCTTTGGTTGGGGTGCGGGTGTGCGCGAGTGTTCTCCCTCGTCGGACAAATACGCAAGGGAATTGTCGCCGGGTCGGGGCAGACGCCGGCTCAACGAATGAGCAGTGCGAGCCGAAGCCGGGAGGAATCCTCCCCGGGCCTGATGGCGGCACGCATTCCCACAACACCCTCCGCCTTCCTCGCCGGTGATTGGACGCCGTGGCCTTACAACCCAGCCCAGTCCAGCACTTCGGGCAGCTCTTTGCCATCGGAACGGCCTCGCCATTTTCCCGTCTTGTCCAGATATCCGAGACAGTCGAAGCAGAGACATCGCACGAACACAAGCCGGCCGGGCGGCGGCAATCGCGGATCCGTCCTTTCCGCCCCGGTTTTTCTCTCATCAGGGGTCAAACTCACGGGAGAAAGATGCAGACGAAACCGGAAACGCGCTCACCGTATTTTGTCGTTTGCTTCGCGATAATTATTCTTCAGTCCTCGTGGCAGGCAAGGCGTCCTTTCTTCGCCGGCGCGCATGAAACCGCGGGCGGTTCACGGTAACGGCGCTTATGAATGCGGCTTCGCCGTCCACCGTCCTCCGCCTTCTGCATTGGCCATTCACCTTTCTCCCGTCCCTCAACCGCCGCCGCACAGCCATGACATCGCTCTTGCTGGTTTGCGGGCAATCCGTTAATCCAACGACAATGAAACGGACCCGTTGCCGATTATTGACCGGGCTGAGAAGGAACCTCCTGCCTGCCCTGATTGTCGTATCGTTAATGGCGTCTTTCGGCTTGATCAGATCGGAAGATTCCCATCCCAAGGTGGCGGGGATTACCAATTTCGCCCGGGTCAACGATCATCTCTATCGGGGTGCCCAGCCCAATGCTGATGGCATCAAGTCGCTCGCCCGGTTGGGGGTCAAAACAATCATCAATCTGCGGATGACCAACGATGTCTGGTCGGCGGAGGAAGCCGAAGCGCGGGCCGCGGGCATCACTTACACCAACGTGCCCATGTCCGGAATTGGCCAGCCGACCGACGAACAGGTTTTGAAGGTGCTTTCGAGTATCGAGACTGCCGCCGACCCGGTCTTCGTTCACTGCCAGCATGGTGCCGATCGCACCGGCACCATCGTCGCCTGTTACCGGATTCGTCATGACAAATGGACGAGCAAACAGGCATTGCAGGAGGCCAGGGAACACGGAATGTCACCGCTGGAAATCGGGATGAAGCGTTACGTGGCTGACTTTGCAAAGTCCCACAAAACCGACTGAACACGGCCGCCGGTTCTCGATTTCAAAGCCGCCCAGCGGCCGCCTCCGCCGTTACCTCACCCGTTCATGTCTGGCTTCTCCTGAAGTGGACCGCTGTGCGCGCCGTCAAAAAAGCCAGCGGAGACCGATGCAAAACAGGCCGCAACTCAGTGTTCCGAGGCCAAGGACAACGGCGCCCAGAAGGCGTTTTTGCGGAAACTCCCACCACATATACAGACTGCTTAGGACCATGAAGATCACGCCGGCGGCAACGGCATCCATCGAATAGGCCCACAAAGTAGTCAGCGCCCAGTCACGGCTTTGGCGGGCATCATCCATCTGAACGCCCGTGAACGTGTGGAGCACTTTGATCACTCCCCACAGGTTCACCACACTGTGCCGCACGGCGACGCGATGCCGCGCCAGATCGGCTTTGAGAAAGAAGAAATGGCCCGGGCGCCTGGCCTGAAATTCAAACAGATCGGCGTTCGTCCTGGTTGTCGTCCAGAGAATCTCGCCTTCAATTCCGAGTTGCCTCAGAATCTCTCGCGCCTGCGCGAGATCACCCTTCACCTCCGGCCCGAGAGGAGCAATCTCGCGCTCATAATTCATGTCTTTGCGGTTGCTCCAGGATTCATGAAAGCTCCAGGTCGGATGGTTCAGGAGCAGGCCGCTGAAGGCAAACAGCCACAGGAAAAAGAGCAGAAACAATCCAGCGTAGAAATGCAGCTTGCGATTCCAGCGCTCGAATCCCGCTCGAAATCGGGCGGCTCTCGGCGATTTGCCGGTTGGTTCAGTGGCTGAGGGCATACGCCATTCCGAAAAACGATAACGCCCCCGCGAAAAGCAGGATCAATCCGACCTTGCGTTCCGCGCGCAGCATGTACCAGAGATAAACGCCGCTGACCGAGATAAACAGGATCAGGTAAACCGTTGTGTCGGCCATCCAACGCCACGCTTTCATGTAAAACCAGTTCATCCGAATGCCCGGCCCGTGTTGACCCGGAGATTTATGGAGCGTCACCAGGGCATCGGCCAGCCCGGTCTCACGGGTCACGATGGTTGCCTCACGGCTGGCGAGGCTGATGGTCACGATCGTTTCGCGTCCGGGGATCGTTACGGGAATGATCAGCTTCTCCTCCTTGACCATGTGCCGGACGAATCCGACCTCGCCCGGGACACCCGCCTTTTCAAGAGCTGGTTTAAGCGCATCGATCAGTGGACGGCCCGAAAGCGTCGGCAACTCTGCGGGAAGGGGAAGGTCCGATACCGCCCGTGTGTTGGAAGATTCTGGAGCGAACTTCGGCAGCCAGGTGTGGACCAGGAAAAACACGCTGATGGCAAACACGAGCACGAACGGGCTGCTGAACAGCCCGAGGTACAGATGGAGATCGCGTATGAGCCGGTAA harbors:
- a CDS encoding sulfur transferase domain-containing protein, which produces MKRTRCRLLTGLRRNLLPALIVVSLMASFGLIRSEDSHPKVAGITNFARVNDHLYRGAQPNADGIKSLARLGVKTIINLRMTNDVWSAEEAEARAAGITYTNVPMSGIGQPTDEQVLKVLSSIETAADPVFVHCQHGADRTGTIVACYRIRHDKWTSKQALQEAREHGMSPLEIGMKRYVADFAKSHKTD
- a CDS encoding PepSY-associated TM helix domain-containing protein; its protein translation is MRGRIYRLIRDLHLYLGLFSSPFVLVFAISVFFLVHTWLPKFAPESSNTRAVSDLPLPAELPTLSGRPLIDALKPALEKAGVPGEVGFVRHMVKEEKLIIPVTIPGRETIVTISLASREATIVTRETGLADALVTLHKSPGQHGPGIRMNWFYMKAWRWMADTTVYLILFISVSGVYLWYMLRAERKVGLILLFAGALSFFGMAYALSH